The following coding sequences lie in one Flavobacterium cyclinae genomic window:
- a CDS encoding tyrosine-type recombinase/integrase: MKNIRIEKIFHHGAYRIGVFFDKDFEIIAVLKRLGATYSGSRRCWYLDYSKASYHLLRSHFPDLVVVTESSIPNMVTGVDNRDLSPIASSSALQLGSSVSNPEHKPTVTTLDKLKLQLLPSIGKYWVFKMHFHHEISKQLLKTKGVYWNGNYKSYMVFRNEVVKHEVEKVLGVSDFFGTDYFVKDSFVGKGNIKVLPHLEEVAWMEIHVPKMVAVHEKLKRFSMARYSKTKGCYLLPAAPVVMDSLHLQFESSSITITSLLPKNYLDKRNLPNKKQLDLSKTKKSLLDLVPEQAQSYLSKMIDTLLALNYSSSTLRTYCGAFIQFLRFFEFRNPEEVTREEIIRFLGSLMERGLSATSGHSMVNGVQFYYQQVLGKVDYSFVLPRPKKEKKLPVVLTMEECLQIFKVVDNPKHKLLLLIGYGAGLRVSEIVSLKWSDILFEEHKIHVKNAKGKKDRMVMLPYSIVTSLQLYRELYKGKHYVFEGQFAGEPYSTGSVQQVMRNAIKLSGLEKKATVHTLRHSFATHLLENGTDIRYIQQFLGHSSIKTTTVYTHLTKTAVDKIQSPLDRMVDIKGKKKLEE; this comes from the coding sequence ATGAAGAATATACGTATTGAGAAGATTTTTCACCATGGTGCTTATCGCATTGGGGTGTTTTTTGATAAGGATTTTGAAATTATTGCTGTTTTAAAACGTTTGGGTGCTACTTATAGTGGTTCTCGTAGGTGTTGGTATTTGGATTATTCTAAGGCTTCTTATCATTTATTACGTTCTCATTTTCCGGATTTAGTGGTGGTTACTGAATCTTCTATTCCTAATATGGTGACCGGTGTTGATAACCGTGACCTTTCACCCATAGCTTCTTCAAGCGCTCTTCAGTTAGGCTCTTCTGTGAGTAATCCTGAACATAAACCAACTGTGACAACTTTGGATAAATTGAAGTTACAATTGTTGCCAAGTATTGGTAAATATTGGGTTTTTAAGATGCATTTTCATCATGAAATTAGTAAACAACTTTTGAAGACTAAAGGGGTTTATTGGAACGGAAATTATAAAAGCTATATGGTTTTTAGAAATGAAGTAGTAAAGCATGAGGTGGAAAAGGTTTTAGGCGTTTCTGACTTTTTTGGTACGGATTATTTTGTTAAAGATTCGTTTGTTGGTAAAGGGAATATTAAGGTTTTGCCTCATTTAGAAGAAGTGGCTTGGATGGAAATTCATGTTCCTAAAATGGTTGCAGTTCATGAGAAATTAAAGCGTTTTTCGATGGCTCGCTACAGTAAGACTAAGGGGTGTTATTTGCTTCCGGCGGCGCCTGTTGTGATGGATTCTTTGCATTTACAGTTTGAATCTTCTAGCATTACTATTACTTCTTTGCTTCCAAAGAATTATTTGGACAAACGAAATTTGCCTAATAAAAAACAATTGGACTTATCTAAAACGAAGAAAAGCTTACTGGATTTGGTTCCAGAGCAAGCCCAAAGTTATTTAAGTAAGATGATTGACACTTTATTGGCTTTGAATTATAGTAGTTCGACCTTGCGAACGTATTGTGGTGCTTTTATTCAATTTTTACGCTTTTTTGAGTTTCGAAATCCTGAGGAAGTTACTAGGGAGGAAATTATTCGTTTTTTAGGCTCTTTGATGGAGCGTGGTTTGTCTGCTACGAGTGGGCATAGTATGGTGAATGGGGTTCAATTTTATTATCAGCAAGTTTTAGGGAAGGTTGACTATAGTTTTGTGCTTCCACGACCAAAGAAGGAGAAAAAGTTACCTGTGGTATTGACTATGGAGGAATGTTTGCAGATTTTTAAAGTTGTGGATAATCCGAAACACAAGCTTTTGTTGTTGATAGGTTATGGAGCTGGGTTGCGTGTGAGTGAGATTGTGAGTTTGAAATGGAGTGATATTTTATTTGAGGAACACAAGATTCATGTTAAGAATGCTAAGGGTAAAAAAGACAGAATGGTGATGTTGCCCTACTCTATAGTTACTTCTTTGCAGCTTTACAGAGAACTTTATAAGGGTAAGCATTATGTTTTTGAGGGTCAGTTTGCGGGCGAGCCTTACAGTACAGGAAGTGTGCAACAGGTGATGCGCAATGCTATAAAGTTATCGGGTTTAGAGAAGAAGGCTACGGTGCATACGTTGCGTCATAGTTTTGCGACACATTTATTAGAGAACGGCACGGATATCCGCTACATTCAGCAATTTTTAGGGCATTCGAGTATAAAAACCACGACTGTTTATACGCATTTAACGAAAACAGCTGTTGATAAAATACAGAGTCCGTTAGATCGAATGGTTGACATAAAAGGTAAGAAAAAACTTGAAGAATAG